A genomic stretch from Pararhizobium sp. IMCC21322 includes:
- a CDS encoding FAD-dependent oxidoreductase, producing MPSNTLPSAAQIVIIGGGIVGCSVAYHLTKLGRKDIVLLEQGQLSSGTTWHAAGLVGQLRGHASMTGLIQYSTKLYAELEAETGLATGWKSCGSLSVARTGERMTQLKRTAASARAQGVEVEMVTASEAGDLWPVMAIDDLQGGIWLPSDGKANPTDLTQSLAKGARNGGAKIIEGIHVADISTRDGVVTGVRTDHGDVKAEIVVNCAGQWARKIGKMCGVSVPLHSAEHMYIVTGKIGGVHTDLPVMRDPDGYIYFKEEVGGLAMGGFEPEAKPWGMDGIPDDFEFSLLPDDWDQFEILMENALMRVPQLEHAEVRKFYNGPESFTPDNNFLLGEAPELKNFFVGAGFNSMGIASAGGAGKSLAEWIVNGAPTIDLWPVDIRRFAGFNNNPKWLHDRIKETLGLHYAMPWPNRELDTARPFRRSPLYDRLEAKNAVFGSKMGWERVNYFAGVGEKPGIEYSFGRQNWHEAVKREHDAVRNEVGIFDQTSFSKLMVEGKDACNVLNEICAANIDRPIGSSVYTGLLNDRGGYESDLTVLRLGEQKFLIITGSAQTVHDADWIRKNMPTDAHCHISDVTGAWSVLAIMGPNARTLLERVSKADFTNAAFPFATVQEIDIGYATVFANRMTYVGELGWELILPTEFTVGVYELLHEVGGDLGLIDAGYYALEGLRIEKGFRAWSRELTPEINPYEAGLSFAVDMEKPGGFIGKQALLEHREAAKLTKRIVQFTLDDADAQLWGGELVLRNGTPVGEVRSAAYGHTLKSSVVLALLQDNAGIDKAYIKSGVFQIDLASELLSAQAHLRSPYDPKSERVKVG from the coding sequence GTGCCGTCAAACACTCTCCCCTCAGCCGCTCAAATTGTCATCATCGGAGGTGGCATTGTCGGCTGTTCCGTTGCCTACCACCTCACAAAGCTGGGCCGGAAAGATATTGTCCTGTTGGAACAGGGGCAATTGAGTTCAGGTACAACTTGGCATGCTGCCGGGCTTGTCGGACAATTGCGCGGTCATGCAAGCATGACGGGCCTCATTCAATACTCCACCAAATTGTATGCAGAACTTGAGGCAGAAACCGGACTGGCAACCGGCTGGAAAAGCTGCGGCTCGCTTTCGGTTGCACGCACAGGCGAGCGCATGACCCAATTGAAGCGCACAGCGGCGTCTGCCCGGGCGCAGGGCGTGGAAGTCGAAATGGTGACGGCAAGTGAAGCCGGCGATCTGTGGCCGGTGATGGCAATTGATGATCTACAAGGCGGTATTTGGTTACCGAGCGATGGCAAAGCCAATCCGACAGATCTGACGCAGTCCTTGGCGAAGGGCGCACGAAATGGCGGCGCGAAAATTATCGAGGGCATTCATGTAGCTGACATATCAACACGCGATGGTGTCGTTACCGGGGTTCGCACGGACCATGGTGATGTTAAAGCGGAGATCGTCGTTAATTGTGCTGGGCAGTGGGCAAGAAAAATTGGCAAGATGTGCGGCGTGTCGGTGCCACTGCATTCAGCAGAGCATATGTATATCGTGACCGGCAAAATTGGAGGTGTTCACACGGATCTTCCCGTGATGCGGGATCCTGATGGTTACATATATTTCAAAGAAGAAGTTGGTGGTCTGGCCATGGGCGGATTTGAACCGGAAGCCAAACCGTGGGGCATGGACGGCATTCCCGATGATTTTGAGTTTTCATTATTGCCGGATGATTGGGACCAGTTTGAGATACTTATGGAAAACGCGTTGATGCGCGTGCCTCAGTTGGAACATGCCGAAGTCCGAAAATTCTACAATGGTCCGGAAAGTTTTACACCGGACAATAACTTCCTGTTGGGCGAAGCGCCGGAATTGAAAAATTTCTTTGTGGGCGCAGGTTTCAACTCCATGGGCATTGCCAGTGCTGGCGGCGCCGGAAAATCTTTGGCCGAATGGATCGTCAACGGTGCGCCGACAATTGATTTGTGGCCAGTGGATATTCGCCGGTTTGCAGGCTTCAACAACAATCCCAAATGGCTTCACGATAGAATTAAAGAAACGCTGGGGCTGCATTACGCCATGCCGTGGCCAAACCGCGAGCTGGACACAGCACGCCCCTTCCGCCGTTCGCCACTTTACGACCGGCTTGAGGCAAAAAATGCTGTCTTCGGATCAAAAATGGGTTGGGAGCGGGTAAATTATTTCGCGGGTGTCGGTGAAAAACCCGGAATTGAATACTCATTTGGCAGGCAGAACTGGCACGAAGCAGTCAAACGTGAGCATGACGCTGTGCGCAATGAAGTTGGGATATTCGATCAAACATCGTTCTCCAAGCTGATGGTCGAGGGCAAGGATGCGTGCAATGTTCTCAACGAAATCTGCGCCGCCAATATTGATCGGCCCATCGGCAGTTCAGTTTATACAGGTCTGCTGAATGACCGCGGCGGCTATGAAAGCGACCTGACGGTTTTGCGGTTGGGAGAGCAAAAGTTTCTCATCATCACCGGTTCAGCTCAAACGGTTCACGATGCCGATTGGATAAGAAAGAACATGCCAACTGATGCACATTGCCATATCAGCGACGTCACGGGTGCCTGGTCGGTATTGGCAATCATGGGCCCCAACGCTCGCACCCTGCTTGAGCGGGTCTCGAAAGCTGATTTCACCAACGCTGCATTTCCGTTCGCAACGGTTCAGGAAATCGACATTGGTTACGCTACCGTATTCGCCAATCGTATGACCTATGTCGGTGAATTGGGTTGGGAGCTGATCCTGCCAACCGAATTTACAGTTGGGGTGTACGAATTATTGCACGAGGTTGGCGGTGATCTGGGTCTGATAGATGCAGGCTACTACGCGCTTGAGGGCCTGCGCATCGAAAAGGGATTTCGAGCCTGGAGCCGGGAGTTGACGCCCGAAATCAATCCTTACGAGGCAGGTTTATCCTTTGCGGTAGACATGGAAAAGCCAGGGGGGTTTATTGGCAAGCAAGCATTGCTAGAGCACAGGGAAGCCGCAAAATTGACCAAGCGTATTGTGCAATTTACGCTTGATGATGCTGACGCACAATTGTGGGGTGGGGAGCTTGTCCTGCGAAATGGAACGCCTGTTGGTGAAGTTCGTTCCGCTGCCTATGGTCACACGTTAAAGTCTAGTGTTGTATTGGCGTTGCTGCAGGATAATGCCGGAATCGACAAAGCCTATATCAAATCGGGTGTTTTTCAAATTGATCTGGCCAGTGAGTTGTTGTCGGCGCAGGCGCATTTAAGAAGCCCTTATGATCCCAAATCAGAACGGGTGAAAGTAGGCTGA
- a CDS encoding DeoR/GlpR family DNA-binding transcription regulator has product MIPLPEERHSIILSAIEAHKFVSIIELGDRLNVSRETIRSDISHLAKQNLLQQVRGGATRIEKTEAAMSERQNINHAGKQKIGQIVAGMIPDGASVIIDSGSTTLMAARALTGKNDLTIYTNDLTVALIMVATAAEVQVLGGKLGRSEYSTRGHDTLEMLSNYRADFALIGVGGLSAEHGFTDYDRDVAKMRDAMIAAATTPLFVAGHEKFDKSASVRLRRADQAAFLATDIQPTTELATYLNHLGLDVLTPE; this is encoded by the coding sequence GTGATCCCTCTTCCTGAAGAACGTCATTCGATTATCTTGAGCGCAATCGAGGCGCACAAATTTGTCTCAATCATCGAATTGGGCGATCGCTTGAATGTGAGCCGTGAAACGATCAGAAGTGACATATCGCATTTGGCAAAGCAGAATTTGTTGCAACAGGTTCGGGGCGGCGCAACACGCATCGAAAAGACCGAGGCGGCGATGAGCGAGCGTCAGAATATCAATCACGCAGGCAAACAAAAGATCGGACAGATTGTTGCCGGCATGATTCCGGATGGCGCATCTGTCATCATTGATTCCGGCTCCACCACATTGATGGCGGCCCGCGCACTGACAGGGAAAAACGACCTCACCATCTATACCAATGACCTGACCGTGGCATTGATCATGGTAGCGACGGCTGCTGAGGTTCAAGTTCTTGGTGGAAAACTGGGCCGGTCGGAATACTCGACACGAGGGCATGACACATTGGAAATGCTGTCGAACTATCGCGCCGACTTTGCGCTCATCGGTGTTGGCGGACTAAGCGCAGAGCACGGTTTCACAGATTATGATCGCGACGTCGCAAAGATGCGCGATGCTATGATTGCCGCAGCGACGACGCCGCTTTTTGTGGCGGGGCATGAAAAATTTGACAAATCGGCATCTGTTCGATTGAGACGTGCTGACCAGGCTGCCTTTCTAGCCACAGACATTCAACCAACGACCGAATTGGCAACGTATCTGAATCACCTGGGTTTGGATGTTTTGACACCAGAGTGA
- a CDS encoding putative 2-aminoethylphosphonate ABC transporter ATP-binding protein translates to MTDSTTRDAAQQDQSFLTIEGLWKAFGNFVALKDISLEIQQGEFICFLGPSGCGKTTLLRAIAGLDIQSRGSVAQDGKDISSLPPAERDFGIVFQSYALFPNLTIEKNIAFGLENIGMPKDAIAARVAELLELVGLPEQGKKYPAQLSGGQQQRIALARAIASKPGLLLLDEPLSALDAKVRVSLRHEIKELQRKLGVTTIMVTHDQEEGLAMGDRIVVMNHGVVEQIGTPTEIYRDPESLFVADFIGEMNQVKASSTGNDGVMIGKTSFKCIAHNFPSGTAVIAAIRPEDIIPHGEGARSPGAIDVVETPENMIDVEIVDMEFLGSFWRAELSGAQSDGLTLVVNFSVNAIRRMELGVGKKLSIEIPLDRLKVFPLDNAT, encoded by the coding sequence ATGACTGATTCAACAACAAGGGACGCCGCCCAGCAGGACCAGTCCTTCCTGACTATCGAGGGCCTATGGAAGGCTTTCGGCAATTTTGTTGCGCTCAAAGACATTTCACTGGAAATCCAACAAGGCGAATTCATTTGTTTTCTCGGCCCGTCAGGCTGCGGGAAAACGACATTGCTCAGAGCTATTGCCGGGCTGGACATTCAATCGCGCGGGTCAGTTGCACAAGATGGCAAAGATATTTCCAGTCTGCCCCCGGCTGAGCGCGATTTTGGGATCGTATTTCAATCTTACGCGCTGTTTCCAAACCTGACGATTGAAAAGAATATTGCATTTGGCCTCGAGAATATTGGCATGCCCAAGGACGCAATTGCCGCGAGGGTGGCAGAACTTTTGGAACTGGTGGGTCTGCCCGAGCAAGGCAAAAAATATCCGGCACAACTTTCTGGCGGACAGCAGCAACGTATCGCTTTGGCGCGCGCCATCGCTTCTAAACCTGGGCTGCTTTTGCTGGATGAACCACTTTCAGCGCTGGATGCGAAAGTACGCGTATCACTGCGCCACGAAATCAAGGAGCTCCAAAGAAAACTGGGCGTCACGACCATCATGGTGACCCACGATCAGGAGGAAGGTCTTGCGATGGGCGATCGCATTGTCGTTATGAACCATGGTGTTGTGGAGCAGATTGGGACACCAACCGAAATTTACAGAGATCCGGAGAGCCTGTTTGTTGCCGACTTCATTGGTGAGATGAACCAAGTAAAAGCCAGCTCAACGGGCAATGATGGCGTGATGATCGGCAAAACGTCTTTCAAATGTATCGCGCACAACTTTCCATCAGGCACAGCTGTCATTGCAGCCATACGCCCTGAAGACATCATTCCACATGGAGAAGGCGCTCGTTCCCCCGGCGCAATAGACGTTGTTGAAACGCCTGAAAACATGATTGATGTTGAGATTGTTGATATGGAATTTCTCGGCTCCTTCTGGCGTGCGGAATTGAGTGGTGCACAATCGGATGGCCTGACGCTGGTGGTGAATTTTTCAGTCAACGCCATCCGCAGGATGGAATTGGGTGTTGGTAAAAAACTGTCGATTGAAATTCCCCTTGATCGACTGAAGGTATTTCCACTGGACAATGCGACATGA
- a CDS encoding AAA family ATPase, translated as MILKGNERGGAAQLARHLLNTRENEHVRVHEISGFVSDDLTEALTEAYAVSRGTKCRNFMFSLVLSPPEMESVSVEAYEQAIAGIEAKLGLTGQPRAIIFHEKKGRRHAHCVWSRIDIVRMRALNVSLYKRKLQELSRELFLEHGWQMPRGLMNSEERDQLNYSQAEHQQAKRVRRDPKELKSLLLGCWAGSDSKAAFAAALSEHGLTLAKGDRRGFVAVDGQGEVYSLSRWLGVKTKDLRARLGDIEKLPSVDDVQLRITERFADKVGAPFDAAFAEAETLFQNQIDALESKRRALVGDHRQTRAALEAAQETRRIEVVKSRVALLPIGVKALWARLSGRYDVLRAEHTQAAEADKIRDQVELQKLIERQLGERRGLEEEFCALKEQHAVHLAKLHRENAFDLNEQLLGVDLLADPDQALLLPEEDQLYTAQQVRQSPVKILDIITDKKSEFNRRDILHGLANYIDDPLALRAASDAVLRSKELVEIKSDPLPIYSTREMEGLKSGLTHDAKIMVDQNTHGVKSTHTHDAIKRQNAILQKLHGASLSDEQQAAINHILNPERISAVIGLAGTGKSTMLAAAHEAWTKQGYQVFGAALSGKAADGLQSASGIISRTLASMEMSWKNGYNQLKPGDVLVIDEAGMIGTRQLNRIVEHTKKYGAKLVLVGDPEQLQPINAGTPFKDIAENIGAAKLTEIRRQKSDWQRQASLDLATGNTGKAIDAYQKHGAVKTTKSQDDAIAALVQDYMVDIETRGNSASRLAFAHRRKDVHAINQAVRMARKSSGELVDEHYFKTTHGKRAFAPNDRIIFTKNDTELGVKNGALATIEKITKDNIFVTLDGANNGSPRRLTFSPSQYASIDHGYATTIHKSQGATVDRSFVLSSRTLDKHLTYVALTRHKHDARFYSDSDNMPGMKRERVPAPTRSNKLRRER; from the coding sequence TTGATTTTAAAGGGCAATGAACGCGGTGGTGCTGCGCAATTGGCGCGGCATCTTTTGAACACGCGTGAGAATGAGCATGTCCGCGTGCATGAAATTTCTGGATTTGTATCTGATGATCTGACCGAGGCTTTAACAGAAGCCTATGCGGTGAGCCGGGGAACGAAGTGCAGGAACTTCATGTTCTCGCTGGTCTTAAGTCCGCCGGAAATGGAGAGTGTTTCTGTCGAAGCATATGAACAAGCCATTGCCGGAATTGAAGCAAAACTTGGATTAACCGGCCAACCCCGCGCAATTATCTTTCACGAGAAGAAAGGCAGACGTCACGCCCACTGTGTGTGGTCACGCATTGATATTGTCCGCATGCGTGCGCTGAATGTCTCACTTTACAAGCGCAAGCTACAAGAACTATCGCGGGAGCTATTCCTTGAACATGGTTGGCAAATGCCACGCGGTTTGATGAACAGCGAGGAACGAGACCAACTCAATTACTCCCAAGCTGAACACCAGCAAGCAAAAAGGGTTCGACGTGACCCAAAGGAATTAAAAAGCCTTTTGCTGGGTTGCTGGGCGGGCTCTGATTCAAAGGCCGCCTTTGCCGCCGCTCTGTCTGAACATGGTTTGACACTCGCCAAGGGTGACAGACGCGGCTTTGTTGCGGTTGATGGTCAGGGCGAAGTTTATTCGCTTTCGCGCTGGCTTGGCGTGAAGACCAAAGACTTACGCGCGCGCCTTGGTGATATTGAAAAGCTGCCTTCTGTTGATGATGTCCAATTGCGTATCACAGAACGCTTTGCCGATAAGGTGGGCGCTCCGTTTGATGCCGCCTTTGCAGAAGCTGAAACACTTTTTCAGAATCAAATTGATGCCCTTGAATCAAAACGCCGCGCTCTTGTCGGTGATCACAGACAAACACGTGCAGCATTGGAGGCAGCACAAGAGACGCGCCGGATTGAAGTCGTTAAATCCCGCGTCGCGCTTTTACCGATAGGAGTGAAAGCACTCTGGGCGCGGCTTTCCGGCAGATACGACGTTTTGCGTGCTGAACACACACAGGCCGCAGAAGCAGATAAAATCCGTGACCAGGTGGAGCTGCAAAAACTGATTGAAAGGCAGCTCGGTGAAAGACGCGGCTTAGAGGAAGAATTTTGCGCCCTCAAAGAACAACACGCGGTGCATCTGGCGAAACTGCATCGCGAGAATGCTTTTGACCTTAACGAACAGCTGCTTGGTGTCGATCTGTTGGCAGATCCCGACCAAGCGCTTTTACTGCCCGAAGAAGACCAACTCTATACGGCGCAACAAGTCCGGCAATCGCCGGTTAAAATTCTGGATATTATCACCGATAAAAAGTCCGAGTTTAACCGCCGTGATATTCTACACGGGCTGGCTAATTATATCGATGATCCGTTGGCCTTACGCGCCGCCTCCGATGCGGTTTTGCGCTCGAAAGAACTGGTCGAGATCAAAAGTGATCCGCTACCGATTTATTCAACGCGGGAAATGGAGGGGCTTAAAAGCGGGCTCACCCATGACGCAAAAATCATGGTCGATCAAAACACTCATGGCGTGAAATCTACCCATACGCATGACGCCATCAAACGTCAAAACGCGATATTGCAAAAATTGCATGGGGCAAGCCTGAGCGATGAGCAACAAGCGGCGATAAATCATATTCTAAATCCAGAACGAATAAGCGCCGTTATCGGCTTGGCCGGGACCGGTAAAAGCACTATGCTTGCCGCCGCGCATGAGGCTTGGACAAAACAAGGCTATCAGGTTTTTGGTGCGGCATTGTCCGGTAAAGCTGCCGATGGTCTGCAAAGCGCCTCCGGCATTATCAGTCGCACTTTGGCCTCGATGGAAATGAGCTGGAAGAACGGCTACAACCAATTAAAACCCGGCGATGTTCTGGTGATTGATGAAGCCGGAATGATTGGCACACGCCAATTGAACCGTATTGTCGAGCACACCAAGAAATATGGTGCAAAGCTCGTTCTTGTCGGCGACCCAGAACAATTACAGCCCATCAATGCGGGAACGCCGTTTAAAGATATTGCTGAAAATATTGGCGCGGCAAAACTCACAGAAATTCGTCGCCAAAAATCAGACTGGCAGCGCCAAGCCTCGCTTGATCTGGCGACGGGCAATACCGGAAAGGCGATAGATGCCTATCAAAAGCACGGCGCGGTCAAAACCACCAAAAGCCAGGATGACGCCATTGCCGCCTTGGTACAGGATTATATGGTTGATATCGAAACACGCGGCAACAGCGCCTCACGGCTGGCCTTCGCCCATCGCCGCAAAGATGTCCATGCTATCAATCAGGCTGTTCGCATGGCTCGCAAATCAAGCGGTGAACTGGTCGATGAGCATTATTTCAAAACCACTCATGGCAAGCGTGCCTTCGCCCCCAATGACCGCATAATCTTCACCAAAAACGATACCGAGCTTGGCGTTAAGAATGGTGCTTTAGCGACGATTGAAAAAATCACCAAAGACAACATATTCGTTACCCTTGATGGTGCCAATAACGGCAGCCCGCGCCGCCTGACCTTCTCCCCAAGCCAATACGCCTCCATTGATCATGGCTACGCCACCACCATCCACAAAAGCCAGGGCGCAACGGTGGATAGATCATTTGTCCTATCGTCGCGAACGCTGGACAAACACCTGACCTACGTCGCTCTCACACGCCACAAACATGACGCCCGCTTCTATAGCGACAGCGACAACATGCCAGGAATGAAGCGGGAGCGTGTGCCTGCACCAACAAGGTCAAACAAGCTGCGCCGGGAGAGGTAG
- the mobC gene encoding plasmid mobilization relaxosome protein MobC, whose product MRKDGGFQGRKAVGAVFADAVTNGAIKPAKPPFVGFRVTDEELAQLKHLSAGMSVSAYIRKCLFGGDSAPRKIRLRAPVKDQEALGRVLGLLGQSRIANNLNQLAYDANCGTLLLDQQSEDQINEAYAYVRSMRLDLTQALGIGGQTQH is encoded by the coding sequence ATGAGGAAGGACGGCGGGTTTCAGGGCCGTAAGGCTGTTGGCGCTGTGTTTGCGGATGCCGTCACCAATGGAGCAATCAAGCCAGCCAAGCCGCCGTTCGTGGGTTTTCGGGTGACAGATGAGGAACTGGCGCAGCTAAAACACTTATCGGCGGGAATGTCGGTGAGTGCCTATATTCGTAAGTGTCTGTTTGGCGGTGATAGTGCGCCGCGCAAGATAAGGCTTCGCGCTCCTGTCAAAGATCAAGAAGCTTTGGGACGGGTGTTGGGATTATTGGGGCAATCGCGGATTGCCAATAATCTGAACCAGCTTGCCTATGACGCCAATTGCGGCACGCTATTACTGGATCAGCAGAGCGAAGACCAGATCAACGAAGCCTATGCCTATGTGCGCTCAATGCGGCTCGATCTGACGCAGGCGCTCGGTATTGGCGGGCAGACGCAACATTGA
- a CDS encoding sodium:proton antiporter, protein MEHSGTNIELIVLGILVCTIAYSLLTKVVSKTILTLPIIFVGIGYLCAPVTQSLGTTVELRESARFLAELTLVLILFADASHVRFSGLKITFAIPLRMLIIGLPGSIALGTLVVFYVFPAGGLALALLTAALLAPTDAAIGQAVVSSARVPERLSQSMNVEGGLNDGLVLPFVLLGAILASTNMTETDGLALFAVTQVVLGPIVGLAIGWISAKALDYVQQRDWIVGSAQGIVFLSTAFVSFIAAVLVGGNGFIAAFVAGAVFGNTYRNDIHFIKEFMDGAGQLLTMAAFLVFGALMLPDGLAHISWSTVLVAISFLTVIRMLPILVSLAGTGLAMREKLFLGWFGPRGLASILFTLIIMDEFEFPNEEELLACVSLTVALSVLLHGVSASPLAKRIGISTET, encoded by the coding sequence ATGGAACATAGCGGTACAAACATTGAATTGATCGTTCTGGGCATTCTGGTTTGTACCATCGCCTATTCTTTGCTGACCAAGGTAGTTTCTAAAACAATATTGACACTCCCGATTATCTTTGTGGGAATTGGCTATCTTTGTGCGCCTGTGACCCAATCCCTCGGCACGACAGTGGAACTCCGCGAGTCAGCACGTTTTCTAGCCGAGTTGACACTGGTTCTCATTCTTTTCGCCGATGCCAGCCATGTTCGCTTTTCAGGATTGAAAATAACCTTCGCAATTCCGTTACGCATGCTGATTATTGGATTGCCTGGATCAATCGCATTGGGAACTCTGGTGGTGTTTTACGTTTTTCCGGCAGGAGGTCTGGCCCTGGCACTGCTAACGGCTGCGTTGTTGGCTCCAACAGATGCCGCAATTGGGCAAGCCGTTGTATCGAGTGCCAGGGTTCCCGAGCGTTTGAGTCAATCAATGAATGTGGAAGGCGGCCTGAATGACGGGCTGGTTCTTCCCTTTGTCCTTTTGGGAGCAATTTTAGCCTCGACCAACATGACAGAAACGGATGGGTTGGCGCTTTTTGCAGTCACGCAGGTTGTCCTGGGACCGATAGTTGGCCTTGCAATAGGCTGGATCAGCGCAAAAGCTCTCGACTATGTGCAGCAGCGCGATTGGATTGTTGGAAGCGCCCAAGGCATCGTCTTTCTGTCCACTGCCTTTGTGAGTTTCATTGCAGCTGTGCTTGTCGGGGGAAACGGGTTTATTGCAGCATTTGTTGCCGGTGCCGTTTTTGGCAACACATACCGAAATGACATCCACTTCATTAAGGAGTTTATGGATGGTGCCGGACAGCTTTTGACCATGGCAGCGTTTCTGGTCTTTGGCGCATTAATGCTGCCCGATGGCTTAGCCCATATCTCTTGGTCTACAGTCTTAGTCGCCATTTCATTCCTGACAGTCATACGGATGCTGCCTATCCTTGTGTCGCTTGCAGGTACAGGCCTTGCAATGCGGGAAAAGCTGTTTCTTGGGTGGTTTGGTCCGCGTGGTCTCGCATCCATCCTGTTTACGCTGATCATTATGGATGAGTTTGAGTTCCCAAATGAAGAAGAGCTGTTAGCTTGTGTCTCACTGACCGTCGCACTTTCGGTATTGCTGCACGGGGTCAGTGCATCTCCGTTGGCAAAGCGCATTGGAATCAGCACGGAAACTTGA
- a CDS encoding putative 2-aminoethylphosphonate ABC transporter substrate-binding protein — MIKKTLKTLSMGVALGTVAFAYANAAELTVYTAVEAEDLARYAAEFNKDHPDIKINWVRDSTGIVTAKLLAEKDNPQADVVWGLAATSLLLMKSEGMLEGYAPAGVENLDPKFVDKSTPPTWTGMDAWVAAVCYNTVESEKLGLTPPKTWKDLTKVEYKGHVIMPNPNSSGTGFLDVSSWLQMFGEVEGWAYMDALHENIARYTHSGSKPCKLAAAGEIPIGISFAFRGAKSKEDGAPLEIIVPEEGVGWDMEATAIIAGTDALEAAKTLVDWTVTKKANEMYNTGYAVVAYPGVAKPVKHFPANLAEKMIDNDFEFAANNRAAILKEWQSRYDSKSEAK, encoded by the coding sequence ATGATCAAAAAGACCCTCAAGACCCTTTCGATGGGTGTCGCGTTGGGAACTGTCGCATTTGCATATGCAAATGCTGCCGAACTCACCGTGTACACAGCTGTCGAGGCTGAAGATCTGGCCCGCTATGCGGCTGAATTCAATAAGGATCACCCTGATATTAAGATCAACTGGGTTCGTGATTCAACGGGAATTGTGACCGCCAAACTGTTGGCAGAAAAAGACAATCCTCAAGCAGATGTGGTCTGGGGTTTGGCTGCAACATCTTTGCTGTTGATGAAATCCGAAGGCATGCTGGAAGGATATGCGCCAGCAGGTGTTGAAAACCTCGATCCCAAATTTGTCGACAAGAGCACTCCGCCAACATGGACTGGTATGGACGCTTGGGTCGCCGCTGTTTGCTACAATACTGTTGAATCCGAAAAACTGGGTCTAACACCGCCTAAAACATGGAAAGATCTCACGAAGGTCGAATATAAAGGCCACGTGATTATGCCAAACCCGAATTCGTCCGGCACAGGCTTTCTGGATGTTTCCAGTTGGCTCCAGATGTTCGGTGAAGTTGAAGGCTGGGCATACATGGATGCGCTGCATGAAAACATTGCGCGTTACACTCATTCTGGCTCCAAGCCCTGCAAGCTGGCAGCAGCGGGTGAGATTCCAATCGGTATTTCCTTCGCTTTCCGCGGTGCCAAGTCTAAAGAAGACGGCGCGCCGCTTGAAATCATCGTGCCGGAAGAAGGCGTTGGTTGGGACATGGAAGCGACAGCCATCATCGCCGGTACAGATGCTCTGGAAGCCGCAAAAACTCTGGTCGATTGGACTGTGACCAAGAAGGCCAATGAAATGTACAACACTGGTTATGCGGTTGTAGCTTATCCAGGTGTCGCAAAACCCGTCAAACATTTCCCAGCAAATCTGGCTGAGAAAATGATCGATAATGATTTCGAATTTGCCGCGAATAACCGCGCAGCAATCTTGAAAGAATGGCAGAGCCGCTACGACTCAAAATCTGAGGCTAAATAA